The Anastrepha obliqua isolate idAnaObli1 chromosome 5, idAnaObli1_1.0, whole genome shotgun sequence DNA window ACCATTACCAGTACGAACTTTCTTTCGAAAATCATTACATCAAAAATGTCAGTATCATTACTGGCAGCATTCAAATTACCATTATCAATTCCCACACCAATGGCCAAATACGTTTACGAACGGACTACCATTAGCAAGGCTAATACTATTACCTTCACATTACGCCTTCCAATCCTTTTTCCCAAACCATTACTGTCAGCCATACCAGTACTATTACCTTCACATTACCACTTCCAAACCTCTTTCCAAAACCTTTACCGTCTTCAATACCAGTACAATTACTTTCCCATTACCAGTTCCGATTCTCTGTCCATTACCGTTTGCAATGCCAGTACAATTACTTTTACATTACCACTTTCAATACTCTTTTCAAAACCATTACCGTCTTCAATACCAGTACAATTACTTTCCCATTACCACTTCCGATACTCTTTCCAAATCCTTTACCGTCTTCAATACCAGTATAATTACTTTTACATTACCACTTTCAATACTCTTTTCAAAACCATTGCCGTTAGCCATACCAGTACTATTACTTTCACATTACCACTTCCAAtcctctttccaaaaacttTACCGTCTTCAATACCAGTACAATTACTTTTCCATTACCACTTCCGATTCTCTATCCAAAACCTTTACCGTCTTCAATACCAGTACAATTACTTTTACATTGCCACTTTCAATACTCTTTTCAAAACCATTACCGTCAGCAATACAAGTACAATTACTTTTacattaccattaccaatacTCTTACCAATACCATTACTATTCCATACCATTATTCGTACGCTTCCCCTTACCATTTTCATCTATTATACATTattatctattattattataactttCACCAGCTCCAATATTCTTACAGTTACGAGTATCATTACGAGTACCATTACCAGTACCATTACCAGTACCATTACCagtaccattaccattaccattaccaatacCATTACCAATACCGTTACCAGTATCATTCCCATTATCGTTACCACTACCTTTATCATTACCATTACCAGTATCATTACCAATAGTTATTCCCCTTAATGTAACCAACTTATAATATAAAGAATATTCATTCATTGCAAGTTCTTTATTTGAATTGCTTTTTTAATTACTAAATTTCTAAACTACTAAATACTactaatataattattattgaaatacTACAAAAGTACTCAGACCACTACAAACTAATACCTAACAATAAGTAAATAATCATTTAAAGTACTTGTATGAGTATCTGTATAAGCCCACTAGGCTCAATAGTATAATATGCCACTTCACATCGACATCGTTTCTCAAAAGCCCCGTGTTAGACGCATCTTTGGAATAATCGAAGAACATCACCGATACCATCAGCGGCACCTCGATCGCCTCATCCATTTCGAATTCCAAGTCATTACGTTCGCCAAAGACGAGTGTTGCTTGCTTTACCAACGCCTGTTGCCGTATACCCGCCTCGGTGAAATGACCCACTAGGAACTCGTAGGCAATATTGAGCAGCATATTGCGGCAACTGAAACTTTGCGCATGCGCATTAAATTCACCGCTTATGGGTGCGAAATCGTGATTGCGCAGTTGTAGTAGCGTCCATTTATCGCTACGATTTTCCGGTCGCCCCAGCTGAGAGATGTAGAGATCGGGAAATTTCTGACCAAACTGGAAAATATTAGCACTAAAGAACTGTGCGACGATTTCCGTTTGTAATTGAATGCAAATATTAGTGAAGTTACGTTCACTTTGTGGTAATTTCACCAAGCTCTCGTTGCTGAAGCGCAGCTTACATTGCTTCCAAGTGCTGATGCCATAATTTATGAGATTTGCAGTTTTAGAGTCGCGCGCGCAAAATTGCTGGCGTGTGGTGAATAACGAAAATGTGTGATTTGCCTGCGATTTTGTTCTATTAATGTGAAAATAATCCAATACTTGATTTGTGGGCGATAACACTTCACTTTGATTGTTTGCTATAAAACGTGCTATAATTATGGGTTTGCCTTGTAGGTAGCCCAATGGGCCAGAGCTGAGTTTGGGTGCATTTTCGTTGTTGTCGGATGTTTTATTTAGTTCTTTGCTTACATCATTTACCGttatgtttttgtaaatatattccACCTGGTATTTTTGCCATAATTCTGTGTTGTTGTGCGACTCGTGCTTGTCGCTCAACTCGAGCAAGCCGCCAAAGAGTTGTGTGTAGTTGTGTAGCAGCTTGAATTTGATTTCTGTGGCATAGAAATGCTGGTTGAGGTGCAGCTCCAAAGCGGTGCTGTTCTTTAGTGGCACAATCACACATCGTTGTTTTTGACAAATATTGATGGTGAAGTCACTTAAAATATGCGCCAAATTTTCCAGTTCGTTGGCTTGCTTTAATGGTTTTAACAGTAATTTGTTGGTTTGTATAAAAGTTAGTAGATTTCTTGCGTTTAATTTCAATTCTTCAATTGTGTCTAGTAAACAGTTGGTTTTGTATGACTTTAAAAATTTGACAGGCTCCTTTATTTGACAGTGTGGCGGTTTAAAGGTATGTGGAAGATCTGTCGTGCGAAACAGAGAGGCGACGGATAGCGAATAGCGTACACTAAAGAATAGATTCATAAACACTCACCGAATTGTTTGAGCAACATGGTTTTCATATTTAGAAATTGGAGTGGTTCTCCGTATTTATAGtggtcaatattttcatcattagAATCTTGTTCATAAGCAAAGTCCCAAACAGGCGTTGGCCATTTGTAGTAGTGATTTGTATTCAAGTCAATAGCGGGCGCCTTGAATggaagaatttttggaaaaataaaaattattaatttattttgtatgcaGTATGCAAGGGAAAGGCAAAAAATTGTGTAACCATTGGCATTACCATTACAGAGCTACTATTACTATTAGCATTAATACTACCGTGACtataaaatatgtcaaaataattattacCAATACCGTTACTTTACCTTAATAAATACACTATCATTGCTCTCACTCCAGCTCAGTCAGAGCACTACTCAATTCGATGAGGTAACCGCGCAGTGGAACGTCATCTCCTGCAGCATGCGCACCGCTGCTGAGACGGTAGTTGCCTTTCATCGCTAACGACGCAACAATTGGTAAGACGACGAGTGCCGTAGCGTCAAAAGACTCAGCATACCGGGCTACACCGCGGTCGGCTTCAACGCGCGCTACAACAGAGAAGAGAGGCGTCTTTTCAAGCGCAAGAAACGGGAAATGGAAaaacgtgagtgcgaagagccaGGGATTTTGAGTGACAGAAACATAACccaaaaatgtttccaaatttAAGCACCAAACTGAAGGATTCAAGATCGTGGCCAGTTCTTGCAAAGATAAAAACGGCAATCTAATGACAGATGTCTAGGGAATGCTTGGGTTATGGAGGAATCACTTCGCACAGCTGCTAAACCGTGGCAGTAGCAGTGTGGACAACGAAGTTGAGACAGATACCCCAGACGGAATAGTCGTAACACCAACCAACCTTAAAGTGGTTCGAATAGGGATATCACGGCTATAGAAAGACAAATCCGCAGgagccgacggactaccggcaGAGCTATTCAAAGCTGGAGGCGAAAAGCTAGCACACCGCATGCACCATCTTCTATACAAAATATGGCCGGATGAAAGCATCCCGAACGACTGTGGTGGTGATCCTACAAACTTTGCAAATTAATGTCGGAATAGTCTTATTAATGTCGCATACAAAGTTTTATCGAGCGTATTATGTGACAGACTGAAGTTCATCACCAAAGAActcattggaccttatcagtatgGTTTCGGGCCTGGTAAGTCTACTATTGACCAGATCTTCACAATTTGCCAAATCCTGGAGAAAACTCATGAACGACAAATCGAAACACACCACctcttcgtcgatttcaaatcTGCATTCGATAGCACAAACAGGAACGGCCTCTGTGACGCTATGTCTGATTTTGCtatccccgcaaaacttatACGGCTGTGTAAAATACCGTTGAGCGCTACGGTATGCTCCGTCAGGATCTCTCTACGTCGTTCGATACCAAGCGAGATTTCAGATAAGACGATTTCATTTCGTGCGATTTCTTTAATCTCCTAccggcaaaaaaattattcatgctGCTGAGTAGAACCGTATATACTGCAAAATTGTGATGCTATTAGCGTATGCAGGTGATATCGATATGGTCGGCCTGAACAACTGCGCCGTATGTTCAGCGTACTCCATTCGGGAGAAGAAAGCAGAAAAAGTGGGTTTTGAGGTGAACGAGTACCAACATATGAAAAGTTCTCGCGTCTTGGTCAACACGTCACTGTTGGCAACCACGAATTTGCAGTTGTGAAGGACtttgtttatctaggaaccagcctAGAGATTAAAAGAATCATAGCTCTTACCAACAAGTGTTACCTTGGTATCAGTATGCAATTGAAAAGTAGCGCTCTTTctcgaaaaacgaaaacaatgcTGTACAAAATCTTAATCATACCCGTCTTTGTATACGGTGTAGAAGCTTGGACAATGACGACAACTGATGAGAGAGCACTGGGAGCGTTCGAGAGAAAATTTCTCCGAAAAATCTTTGGTCGTCTTCGCGTAGGCGCGAATGAGTTCCGTATCTGATGGAATAGTGAATTGTATGAGCTATACCGAGATGCGAACATAGTGATGCGTATTAAAATTCAGCGCTTGACCTGGCTTGACCATGTCTCGCGGATGAACGAAAGTGCTCCGGCACGGCAGTTCTTCGAGAGGGAACCCACTGGTGGACGACAAGGAAGAGGAATACCTAATCTCCGTTGGGGAAATCAAGTGAGGCATAATCTGGCAGCACCCGGTGTTACCATTTGACGCCAGTAAGCAGCGAACCGAGGTAGATGGCGCAATGTTTTagattcggccaaaaccgacaTATGTTTGTAGTGCcatctaagtaagtaagtatcaTTACCATCACGTCCCTACTGTGATTGCCATTATTGGAATTACCATGGcaattattatttctattactCTTACTATAGCCGTAACGGTTAAAATTATCATTACCAATACTAATAACATTACTATAATACTCGTAAATAGCATTACCATAATAAATGCACAACTACTACTAATACGACGAAATCTGATCACTACATAACCATGTCGATTGGCATTATTGGCATTACCACCGTCATTACTATCATATTTCCATTACTTTTACTATTACATGCCCATTAAGATtatcattaccattaccaataTCATTACCATCATAAATACCACTACCATTACCAGTACTGTTAAAAAGTATCAATATAGGTATACCTGTTACAATAataatagatgctttccattttaatccaaccgggctattcgggtcatgttcttcgatttcgatgtaactgaaatatgttgctctctggtcaaaataatgagacacgtatttttttgttcgcccgaaaaaaaattttttcaagagttatcgtcaattttgttttccggctcaaactcgattttttttaattatataagaaaacatttttttttaaatgcccataacttagtcaaaaatgaaccgattttaataattctgggttcaaaatgatcgtaaatacttacacaagcgacttcatgtggaaacaattgcaaaaaagcagttgaaaattttttatttagcaaaaaagaaaaaaaaattgaaattttttcgaaattcaatatttcaaaaagtgtattttttttttataactttttccaaatcaaaaggacatctcaaattttaattaagctgaatttccagtagctaaaatgagttgtttttgagtaatgaatttttgagtaaaaaacctgtttcgcactttttgttttttgcgaaataaaacattttcaactacttttttgcaattgtttctacatgaagtcgcttgtgtaagtatttacgatcattttgaacccagaattattaaaatcggttcatttttgactaagttatgggcatttaaaaaaaaaaatttcttatataattaaaaaaaatcgagtttgagccgaaaaacaaaattgacgataactcttgaaaaaaatttttttcgggcgaacaaaaaactaCGTggctcattattttgaccagagagcaacatatttaagttacatcgaaatcgaagaacatgacccgaatagcccggttgaattgaaatggaaagcatcaataaTAATATGGGAGAAGGTAATGAAGAAAACTTTCCAATATTTACTGATTGCAATAcctcattttaaaattttaataaatcaatttctAAAATAAGAATACTCAAAATACTCATAGTTCCTATCTACTCGAAAGAGTATGTACACCTGTACTCTTACCTTCTGTCGCTCCTGTCGCGTATTCGTCCGAAACACACACAACCACCCATCATTCACTTTACACGATGGCAGTCCATGCTCATATTGAAAGTCCTTCAAGCGATTTTTCAACTGCGGATGCTTTGGGGCAGCATTACAATTGAAGACTTGTAGCGCTTCCGGTGTACAGTCTCTATCACAGCAACAATTTAAATCGCAAGCGTCCAACAACAAATCACAATCGCAGTAGTATGAGTTGTCATTTGAAGCTGTCTTAGTTAAGTGGCTACCCTCTGGAGCAATCGTATTTAGGGTTGCATTGGGGACCGCAGTACTCACAGTGGTTGATGGTGTTGTAGATGTTGTTGTAGtagttgttgtaatttttggtGCTTTCGTTGGCTTTAGACGTGGTGGAAATATGGCGATGGTGAAGTTGGGCTTTATCGTAGTTGGTTTGGCTTTTGTAGTTGTTGTGGTTGCTGTAGTCGAACTCTCAATATCTATTTCGGTGCTATCGGACACTAAAGTGCTATCTTCCGAAGTGGTTGCTGTTGCGACAGCCGTTGTTATTGCAGACTCAGTAAAAGTCTCAGATGGCCGTTGTGTGGACGTAGTTGTAGACGTACTGCTGGTGGTTTCCAAGTTTACTCTTGAAACGCCTATTTTTACAGCTGCCACAATTTGTAGTAGCAGCAATATCAACGCAGCCGAaagcgttttcttcattttgctagTGTTTTGTTGGTATTCACTTAAACTCAACGCCAAATTTAGCGAAATTGCGAAAGATCAAATTGAGATCGATGATAATTTTTCCAGATGAACGCGTTTGCAGTTTGTAtctgtaaataataataaggtTGTGTACTGTAGATAAGAAATTCCGAGATGGATGAGgtgtaatatataattttattacaatattaagaGACTATTGTCTAACAGCAAGACATATGGAATGGATAGGGGcacttttacaaaaatgatGTAGGGTCTGTATGAACTGTAAAGGGAAAGGAAAAATTCTTCATTCTTTATGTAACGATTATTCGCTGGATAAAATCAGTTTGTTGTACCTGGTGTCCCTTTGTCTGTACTTAAAACGTCTGATTGGATTAGGGCTGAAATGGCAAGGAGGGAATGCATCGAATGGAGGTATTAAAACGGGCACTAAAGGGGAAATAATACTTTGAGCTATACAAAATCGGGTTGTGGTACCTGGCGTCTCCTTGTCTGTACTTAAACGGTCTGATGAGATTTATCAGCGATGACTGGAGAAGGGGTGAATGAATGTAATTGAGGTACCCAAAGGGGCACTAAAGAAGACTGACTCAATACTCCacacaaagaaacaa harbors:
- the LOC129249128 gene encoding tectonic, which produces MKKTLSAALILLLLQIVAAVKIGVSRVNLETTSSTSTTTSTQRPSETFTESAITTAVATATTSEDSTLVSDSTEIDIESSTTATTTTTKAKPTTIKPNFTIAIFPPRLKPTKAPKITTTTTTTSTTPSTTVSTAVPNATLNTIAPEGSHLTKTASNDNSYYCDCDLLLDACDLNCCCDRDCTPEALQVFNCNAAPKHPQLKNRLKDFQYEHGLPSCKVNDGWLCVFRTNTRQERQKAPAIDLNTNHYYKWPTPVWDFAYEQDSNDENIDHYKYGEPLQFLNMKTMLLKQFDLPHTFKPPHCQIKEPVKFLKSYKTNCLLDTIEELKLNARNLLTFIQTNKLLLKPLKQANELENLAHILSDFTINICQKQRCVIVPLKNSTALELHLNQHFYATEIKFKLLHNYTQLFGGLLELSDKHESHNNTELWQKYQVEYIYKNITVNDVSKELNKTSDNNENAPKLSSGPLGYLQGKPIIIARFIANNQSEVLSPTNQVLDYFHINRTKSQANHTFSLFTTRQQFCARDSKTANLINYGISTWKQCKLRFSNESLVKLPQSERNFTNICIQLQTEIVAQFFSANIFQFGQKFPDLYISQLGRPENRSDKWTLLQLRNHDFAPISGEFNAHAQSFSCRNMLLNIAYEFLVGHFTEAGIRQQALVKQATLVFGERNDLEFEMDEAIEVPLMVSVMFFDYSKDASNTGLLRNDVDVKWHIILLSLVGLYRYSYKYFK